The Hypomesus transpacificus isolate Combined female chromosome 2, fHypTra1, whole genome shotgun sequence genome window below encodes:
- the LOC124479482 gene encoding hyaluronan synthase 1-like, with protein sequence MELKPLLRRAGLIVRAFFTFLFALCVLGVMVWAYVKGFQLVSSQYGIISFGFYGLLLGLHVLLQSLFAYMEHRRMRARKAACTFTKTIGLTISAYQEDPAYLRECLHSIRGLNYPPELLRVIMVVDGNSEDDLYMLEMFREVFADQDPGCYVWKNNYHTWDPTREGGVAGANGPGGDAGYGMGEDPQRREVEDLINSRRCVCIMQKWGGKREVMYTAFKALGSSVDYIQVCDSDTKLDTLATLELCKVLESDPSYGAVGGDVMILNLKESYISFMSSLRYWMAFNIERACQSFFNCVSCISGPLGLYRNDLLQQFLESWYNQMFLGTHCTFGDDRHLTNRMLSMGYATKYTAHSKCYTETPAQFLRWLSQQTRWTKSYFREWLYNAMWWHKHHLWMTYEAIVSGIFPFFVTATIIQLFWTGTLWDILWVLCCIQLIGLVKAAYACLLRKDLVMVFMSLYSALYMTSLLPAKYFAILTMNKSSWGTSGRLKKAGNYMPLLPLSVWAAILLSGLSFTIYKETQKDWNSAAKIEETKFLIFGSVAYVCYWLFMVILYWVWFRRVCRKRSQSYNVSV encoded by the exons ATGGAACTGAAACCACTGCTGAGGAGAGCGGGCTTGATAGTCCGTGCCTTCTTCACTTTCCTCTTCGCCCTCTGTGTCCTCGGGGTGATGGTGTGGGCCTACGTAAAGGGTTTCCAGCTGGTGTCGTCCCAGTACGGCATCATCTCCTTCGGCTTCTATGGCCTGCTGTTGGGGCTCCATGTGCTGCTCCAGAGCCTGTTTGCCTACATGGAGCACCGGCGCATGAGAGCCCGCAAGGCGGCCTGCACCTTCACCAAGACCATCGGCCTCACCATCTCCGCCTACCAGGAGGACCCGGCCTACCTCCGAGAGTGCCTCCACTCCATCCGGGGTCTCAATTACCCCCCGGAGCTGCTACGGGTCATCATGGTGGTGGATGGAAACTCAGAGGACGACCTGTACATGCTGGAGATGTTCCGGGAGGTGTTTGCCGACCAGGACCCTGGCTGCTATGTGTGGAAGAACAACTACCATACTTGGGACCCCACCAGAGAAGGGGGTGTGGCCGGAGCGAACGGCCCAGGGGGAGATGCTGGTTATGGGATGGGAGAGGACcctcagaggagggaggtggaggacctgATAAACAGCAGGAGATGTGTGTGCATCATGCAGAAGTGGGGCGGGAAGAGGGAGGTCATGTACACAGCATTCAAGGCCCTGGGATCCTCTGTAGACTACATACAG gtgtgTGATTCTGACACCAAGCTGGATACTCTGGCCACACTGGAGCTGTGCAAAGTGCTGGAGAGCGACCCCAGCTACGGTGCGGTGGGAGGAGACGTGATGATCCTGAACCTGAAGGAGTCCTACATCAGCTTCATGAGCAGCCTCAGGTACTGGATGGCCTTCAACATCGAGAGGGCCTGCCAATCCTTCTTCAACTGCGTCTCCTGCATCAGCGGGCCCCTGG GACTGTACAGGAATGACCTTCTCCAGCAGTTTCTAGAGTCCTGGTACAATCAGATGTTCCTGGGAACTCACTGCACATTCGGGGATGACAGGCACCTCACCAACCGAATGCTCAGTATGGGCTACGCCACTAA GTACACCGCACACTCCAAGTGCTACACGGAGACTCCTGCTCAGTTCTTACGCTGGCTCAGCCAGCAGACACGCTGGACCAAGTCCTACTTTAGGGAATGGCTGTACAATGCCATGTGGTGGCACAAGCACCACCTCTGGATGACCTACGAGGCCATCGTCTCTGGCATCTTCCCCTTCTTCGTCACGGCGACCATCATCCAGTTATTCTGGACGGGCACCTTGTGGGACATCCTCTGGGTCCTGTGCTGCATCCAGCTGATTGGTCTGGTGAAGGCAGCGTACGCCTGCCTGCTGCGAAAAGACCTGGTGATGGTGTTCATGTCCCTGTACTCCGCCCTTTACATGACCAGCCTGCTGCCTGCCAAGTACTTTGCCATCCTCACCATGAACAAGAGCAGCTGGGGGACCTCCGGCAGACTCAAGAAGGCGGGGAACTACatgcccctgctccccctgtcGGTGTGGGCGGCCATCTTGTTGAGTGGGCTGTCCTTCACCATCTACAAGGAGACCCAGAAGGACTGGAACAGTGCAGCTAAGATTGAGGAAACCAAGTTTCTGATATTCGGTTCTGTTGCCTATGTGTGTTACTGGCTCTTCATGGTCATCCTCTACTGGGTGTGGTTCCGCAGGGTCTGCCGGAAACGCTCCCAGAGTTACAATGTCAGTGTGTAG